A window of the Bacteroides thetaiotaomicron VPI-5482 genome harbors these coding sequences:
- the meaB gene encoding methylmalonyl Co-A mutase-associated GTPase MeaB, translated as MEHPENNEEYKGLVVNKGIEQPSSVNPYLKRKPKKRQLSVAEFVEGIVKGDVTILSQAVTLVESVKPEHQAVAQEVIEKCLPYSGNSIRVGISGVPGAGKSTSIDVFGLHVLEKGGKLAVLAIDPSSERSKGSILGDKTRMEQLSVHPQSFIRPSPSAGSLGGVARKTRETIVLCEAAGFDKIFVETVGVGQSETAVHSMVDFFLLIQLAGTGDELQGIKRGIMEMADGIVINKADGDNLEPAKLAASQFRNALHLFPAPESGWIPKVLTYSGFYNIGVKEIWDMVYEYIDFVKKNGYFDYRRNEQSKYWMYETINEQLRDSFYHNPRIEAMLQEKEQQVLQGNLTSFIAAKSLLDTYFDELKR; from the coding sequence ATGGAACATCCTGAAAATAACGAAGAATATAAAGGACTCGTTGTCAATAAAGGCATCGAACAGCCCTCATCCGTGAATCCTTATTTGAAACGTAAGCCCAAAAAGCGTCAGCTTTCGGTAGCGGAATTTGTAGAAGGTATTGTGAAAGGCGATGTCACTATTCTCAGTCAGGCTGTGACACTGGTAGAGAGCGTGAAGCCCGAACATCAGGCTGTCGCCCAGGAAGTGATCGAGAAATGTCTGCCTTATTCCGGCAATTCCATCCGTGTAGGTATCAGTGGAGTGCCCGGTGCGGGAAAGAGTACCTCGATTGACGTATTCGGTCTGCATGTGCTCGAAAAAGGCGGTAAGTTGGCGGTGCTGGCTATCGACCCGAGCAGTGAGCGTAGTAAAGGCAGTATCCTGGGAGACAAGACACGTATGGAACAACTTTCCGTACATCCCCAATCGTTTATCCGCCCCAGCCCCTCAGCTGGTTCGTTGGGAGGAGTTGCCCGGAAGACCCGTGAAACGATTGTGCTTTGTGAGGCTGCCGGATTCGATAAAATCTTTGTGGAAACCGTCGGAGTGGGACAGAGCGAAACGGCTGTTCATTCTATGGTGGATTTCTTCCTGCTGATTCAGTTGGCAGGTACGGGAGATGAATTGCAAGGCATCAAACGAGGAATCATGGAGATGGCGGACGGTATTGTCATCAACAAAGCCGACGGAGATAATCTGGAACCTGCCAAGTTGGCTGCCAGTCAGTTCCGTAATGCGCTGCATCTGTTTCCGGCTCCCGAATCGGGATGGATTCCGAAGGTGCTGACTTACTCCGGTTTTTATAATATCGGCGTGAAGGAAATCTGGGACATGGTGTATGAATATATCGACTTCGTGAAGAAGAACGGTTATTTTGACTATCGCCGTAATGAACAGAGCAAGTACTGGATGTACGAAACGATCAATGAACAGCTCCGTGATAGCTTCTATCACAATCCTCGGATTGAAGCGATGCTTCAGGAGAAGGAACAACAAGTGCTGCAGGGAAATCTTACTTCGTTTATCGCTGCTAAGAGCCTGCTGGATACCTATTTTGACGAATTAAAACGATGA
- a CDS encoding DUF1573 domain-containing protein, with protein MKRTLLLIFTLLTVTLAAVAQPRISSNKETHNFGQIEWKKPVTVEYTITNTGNEPLVLTNVTTSCACAVADWTKEPIAPGAKGTVKASFDAKALGRFDKSIGIYSNATPNLVYLKFTGEVVQEIKDYSKLLPYAIGNIRIDRDEFSFPDVYRGQQPSMTFSIANLSDRPYEPVLMHLPPYLKMEAEPKVLLKGKKGTIKLTLDASQLQDFGLTQTSVYLSRFSGDKVSEDNEIPVSAILLPDFSRMTEKDSLNAPSIHISETNIDLSIPLIKKNKVSHDILIANAGKTPLVISKLQVFNSSVGVRLKKTVIPPDGMTKLKVTIHKRDVGNKKHHLRILMITNDPLRPKVEINIKR; from the coding sequence ATGAAACGTACTTTACTATTGATATTTACTCTGCTTACTGTCACTTTGGCGGCTGTTGCCCAACCCCGTATTTCCTCTAACAAGGAGACGCACAACTTTGGACAAATAGAATGGAAAAAGCCGGTAACAGTAGAATATACCATCACCAATACCGGAAACGAGCCGTTGGTGCTGACCAATGTCACGACTTCCTGTGCCTGTGCCGTAGCCGACTGGACAAAGGAACCCATTGCTCCGGGTGCCAAAGGAACTGTGAAAGCCTCTTTTGACGCGAAAGCGCTGGGACGTTTTGACAAGTCGATAGGCATATACAGCAATGCCACTCCGAATCTGGTTTATCTGAAATTCACCGGTGAGGTAGTGCAGGAAATCAAAGATTATTCAAAACTTCTTCCGTACGCCATCGGCAATATCCGCATTGACCGTGACGAGTTCTCCTTCCCCGATGTCTATCGCGGACAGCAACCGTCTATGACGTTCAGTATTGCCAACCTTTCCGACCGCCCGTACGAACCGGTGTTGATGCACCTGCCTCCTTATCTGAAGATGGAAGCGGAACCTAAAGTACTGCTGAAAGGTAAAAAAGGAACGATCAAGCTGACACTGGATGCCAGCCAGCTACAGGACTTCGGACTGACACAGACCTCTGTCTACCTGTCCCGTTTCTCCGGTGATAAAGTGAGTGAAGACAATGAGATACCCGTTTCGGCCATTCTTCTTCCCGATTTCTCGCGTATGACGGAGAAAGATTCTTTGAATGCTCCTTCCATCCACATCTCGGAGACGAATATTGACCTGAGTATTCCGTTGATCAAGAAGAATAAAGTCAGCCATGATATATTGATCGCTAATGCGGGAAAGACCCCGTTAGTCATCAGCAAGCTACAGGTATTCAACTCTTCTGTAGGAGTAAGACTGAAAAAGACGGTCATTCCGCCGGACGGAATGACTAAGTTGAAAGTGACGATCCACAAGCGGGATGTAGGTAATAAGAAACATCATTTACGTATCTTGATGATTACAAACGACCCGTTGCGTCCGAAAGTTGAAATAAATATCAAACGCTAA